A region from the Lolium perenne isolate Kyuss_39 chromosome 4, Kyuss_2.0, whole genome shotgun sequence genome encodes:
- the LOC139830186 gene encoding uncharacterized protein, whose product MHSYTEHTILDMRLPLLLVAVFAIAHADSYTAYAPAPSLVGEMSPPPPPTPSPPPPIWDFTIPLPPSHEAPMPLFPSPPSPEGHMPMFAPPPSTMTSPPPPPSTMPSPPPPVWEPISPPPPPLVASTPMSPPTPSTLFPPPPPPASSPPPPTWEPISPPPSPLVASTPVSPPSPPPPVWEPIFPLPPPPMIISPPPPSTSSPPPPPPTPSPPPPPPTPSPPPPVVMPMYPPPPPTTSPPPPLMMPMSPPPPPTPSPPPPPSPSSSMPLSPPPLTPPAWTPVPNVNLQAIRQVGQFAVRIYALVKRLELVFVNVISCKTQPSNGGYIYELKIAVEGPGAKSPRYDAVVWGILGTTRWELRSFNPAK is encoded by the coding sequence ATGCATAGCTATACAGAACACACTATACTCGACATGAGGCTCCCTCTCCTACTCGTCGCCGTATTTGCCATCGCCCACGCCGACAGTTACACGGCTTACGCACCAGCACCGAGCCTAGTGGGAGAAATGtccccgcctcctcctccgacgccaTCACCTCCACCACCGATATGGGACTTCACAATCCCACTGCCACCTTCACATGAAGCACCCATGCCATTGTTCCCGTCGCCACCTTCACCGGAAGGACACATGCCCATGTTTGCACCGCCTCCTTCAACTATGACATCACCTCCACCGCCTCCTTCAACTATGCCATCGCCTCCACCGCCGGTGTGGGAGCCCAtatccccaccaccaccaccacttgtaGCTTCGACGCCCATGTCCCCACCAACACCTTCAACGCTATTTCCTCCGCCACCTCCTCCAGCGTCCTCACCTCCACCGCCTACGTGGGAGCCCATATCCCCACCACCCTCGCCACTGGTAGCATCGACGCCTGTGTCCCCGCCATCACCTCCACCACCTGTGTGGGAGCCCATATTTCCGCTGCCACCTCCACCAATGATCATTTCCCCACCGCCACCTTCAACATCATcacctccgccgcctccaccaacgCCAtcacctccgccgcctcctccaacgCCATCACCTCCACCACCAGTTGTGATGCCCATGtatccgccgcctcctccaacgACATCACCTCCACCGCCGCTAATGATGCCCATGTCCCCGCCACCGCCTCcaacgccatcaccaccgccgccaccttcACCGTCGTCGTCGATGCCATTGTCGCCGCCACCACTTACACCGCCAGCGTGGACGCCCGTGCCAAATGTAAACTTGCAGGCGATCCGGCAGGTGGGGCAATTCGCGGTGCGCATCTATGCCTTGGTGAAGCGGCTCGAGCTGGTGTTCGTGAACGTCATCAGCTGCAAGACCCAACCGTCGAACGGCGGATACATCTATGAGCTGAAGATCGCTGTGGAAGGCCCGGGTGCCAAGTCACCGAGGTACGACGCGGTTGTGTGGGGCATCCTTGGGACGACGCGCTGGGAGCTCCGGTCCTTCAACCCAGCAAAGTAG